One genomic region from Labeo rohita strain BAU-BD-2019 chromosome 7, IGBB_LRoh.1.0, whole genome shotgun sequence encodes:
- the irx3a gene encoding iroquois-class homeodomain protein IRX-3a, with protein MSFPQLGYQYIRPIYPQDRQGIGSARAGTDLSPSGALSNVLSTMYGSPFAAAQSYGAFLPYSNDLSIFNQLGAQYELKDSPGVQHPGFAHHHPAFYPYGQYQFGDPSRPKNATRESTSTLKAWLSEHRKNPYPTKGEKIMLAIITKMTLTQVSTWFANARRRLKKENKMTWTPRSRTDEEGNVYNSDHEGEDGDKREDEEEIDLENIDTENIENKDDLDEQDELHSDLKLDGRSDSEISDGYEDLQGPEQRLFKAMVKDGKEIHGDRAEHFHHHNHHHHHHHNSLEQASSEPVKLNQAIINSPPSENNPPPAPKPKIWSLAETATTPDNPRKSPLMNGTSAASGAQTIITPHRLLSCPVGKIQSWTNRGFTAHQLALLNSNHYLGLSNQASANGLALYSRQAEDRSQNSESTVTERSSALEAEKKLLKTAFHPVQRRPQNQLEAAMVLSALSSS; from the exons ATGTCTTTCCCACAGCTGGGATATCAGTACATCCGACCCATATACCCGCAGGACAGGCAGGGGATAGGCAGTGCCCGAGCTGGGACAGACCTGAGCCCGTCCGGAGCGCTCTCTAATGTTCTCTCTACTATGTACGGATCACCTTTCGCTGCCGCACAAAGCTATGGAGCTTTTCTTCCTTATTCAAATGATCTGTCCATTTTCAACCAGCTG GGGGCACAGTACGAACTGAAGGACAGTCCGGGCGTCCAGCATCCTGGATTTGCCCACCATCATCCTGCTTTTTACCCATATGGTCAGTACCAGTTCGGAGACCCTTCCAGACCCAAAAATGCCACCAGGGAGAGCACCAGCACACTCAAGGCCTGGTTAAGTGAGCACCGGAAAAACCCGTACCCCACCAAAGGCGAGAAGATCATGCTGGCCATTATCACTAAAATGACCCTCACTCAAGTGTCCACCTGGTTCGCCAACGCCAGGAGGAGGCTAAAGAAGGAGAACAAGATGACCTGGACCCCACGGAGTCGCACGGACGAAGAAGGAAATGTTTACAACAGCGATCACGAGGGAGAGGACGGCGACAAACGCGAGGATGAGGAGGAAATTGATTTGGAAAATATTGACACGGAGAATATTGAGAATAAGGACGATTTAGACGAGCAGGACGAACTGCATTCTGATTTGAAACTGGACGGCAGGAGCGACTCTGAAATTTCAGACGGCTATGAGGATTTACAAGGACCGGAGCAAAGGTTGTTCAAAGCGATGGTGAAAGACGGCAAAGAGATTCACGGCGACCGCGCAGAGCACTTTCACCATCACAATCAtcatcaccaccaccaccacaacAGCTTAGAACAGGCCAGCAGCGAGCCGGTCAAACTCAACCAGGCCATCATCAACTCTCCGCCCTCAGAAAACAACCCACCTCCGGCTCCAAAACCTAAGATCTGGTCTTTGGCAGAGACCGCCACAACTCCAGACAATCCACGAAAATCTCCTCTGATGAACGGGACTTCCGCTGCGTCCGGCGCTCAGACCATCATCACTCCTCACAGACTCCTTTCGTGTCCCGTAGGGAAAATCCAGAGCTGGACAAATCGGGGTTTCACCGCACACCAGCTCGCCTTGCTGAACTCAAACCACTACTTAGGACTCAGTAACCAGGCTTCGGCGAATGGCCTTGCCCTGTACAGCAGACAAGCAGAGGACAGGAGTCAAAACTCCGAGTCCACAGTCACAG aaagaTCTAGTGCCTTGGAAGCAGAGAAAAAGTTGTTAAAAACAGCCTTCCATCCTGTTCAAAGACG GCCCCAGAACCAACTCGAAGCTGCCATGGTATTATCCGCCCTCTCGTCCTCGTAg